A window of the Citrus sinensis cultivar Valencia sweet orange chromosome 9, DVS_A1.0, whole genome shotgun sequence genome harbors these coding sequences:
- the LOC102620247 gene encoding pentatricopeptide repeat-containing protein At4g14190, chloroplastic — protein MDSVVSLHLHNNNNTHYKVRLNKNKKNKLTHNRVFFSKILIRKPISCCCLSSAPSLDYHSTKHTTLLVESYHEHQALNALIQRLNKKVSCPLQILQHDGDWTKDHFWAVIRFLKNSSRSRQIPQVFDMWKNIEKSRINEFNSQKIIGMLCEEGLMEEAVRAFQEMEGFALKPSLEIYNSIIHGYSKIGKFNEALLFLNEMKEMNLSPQSDTYDGLIQAYEFACAGLLKRMEGTYKSMLTKRMHLRSSTMVAILDAYMNFGMLDKMEKFYKRLLNSRTPLKEDLVRKLAEVYIKNYMFSRLDDLGDDLASRIGRTELVWCLRLLSHACLLSHRGIDSVVREMESAKVRWNVTTANIILLAYLKMKDFKHLRVLLSELPTRHVKPDIVTIGILYDARRIGFDGTGALEMWKRIGFLFKTVEINTDPLVLAVYGKGHFLRYCEEVYSSLEPYSREKKRWTYQNLIDLVIKHNGKNLDGTF, from the exons ATGGATAGTGTTGTATCCCTGCATctgcataataataataatacccaTTACAAAGTCAGActcaacaaaaataagaagaataagCTGACACATAACCGCGTCTTCTTCTCCAAAATCCTAATCAGAAAACCCATCAGCTGTTGTTGTTTGTCATCGGCTCCGTCACTTGATTATCATTCGACAAAACACACGACCCTTCTTGTTGAGAGCTACCATGAGCACCAAGCACTCAACGCATTAATTCAGAGGCTCAACAAGAAAGTTTCATGCCCTCTTCAAATTCTTCAACACGATGGAGATTGGACCAAAGATCACTTTTGGGCTGTCATCAGATTTCTCAAAAATTCCTCGAGGTCCAGGCAAATTCCCCAG GTGTTTGATATGTGGAAGAACATTGAAAAATCACGAATTAATGAATTCAACTCTCAAAAGATTATTGGGATGTTATGTGAAGAGGGTTTGATGGAAGAAGCTGTGCGTGCTTTTCAAGAAATGGAGGGATTTGCTCTTAAACCTTCATTGGAGATTTACAATTCGATAATACATGGTTATTCAAAAATTGGGAAGTTCAATGAAGCTTTGTTATTCCTTAATGAGATGAAGGAAATGAATTTGTCTCCACAATCAGATACTTATGACGGTCTAATTCAAGCTTATG AGTTTGCATGTGCTGGCTTGCTCAAAAGAATGGAAGGAACATATAAAAGCATGCTTACAAAACGAATGCATTTGCGGTCATCTACTATGGTTGCAATACTTGATGCTTACATGAATTTTGGGATGTTAGacaagatggagaaatttTACAAGAGGTTACTGAACTCAAGAACTCCTTTAAAGGAGGAccttgttaggaaattggcTGAGGTTTATATTAAGAACTACATGTTTTCAAGACTAGATGACTTGGGTGATGATCTTGCTTCAAGAATTGGTAGGACGGAGCTTGTTTGGTGTTTACGCCTCCTTTCTCATGCATGTCTTTTGAGTCACAGAGGCATTGATTCTGTTGTTAGGGAGATGGAAAGCGCAAAGGTTCGATGGAATGTAACAACTGCAAACATTATTTTGCTAGcttatttgaaaatgaaagatttcAAGCACTTGAGAGTTTTACTCTCTGAACTGCCTACTCGACATGTGAAACCAGATATAGTCACCATTGGAATCCTATATGATGCAAGAAGAATTGGCTTTGATGGAACTGGGGCTCTAGAAATGTGGAAAAGGATAGGCTTCCTTTTCAAAACTGTAGAGATAAACACTGATCCTTTAGTTCTTGCAGTATATGGCAAGGGGCACTTCCTTCGATATTGTGAAGAGGTGTATTCCTCCCTTGAGCCATATTCTAGAGAAAAGAAGAGGTGGACATATCAGAACCTCATTGATTTAGTGATAAAGCACAATGGAAAGAATCTAGATGGTACGTTTTAG